Proteins from one Leptidea sinapis chromosome 44, ilLepSina1.1, whole genome shotgun sequence genomic window:
- the LOC126977341 gene encoding uncharacterized protein LOC126977341 codes for MNQAVLVALILSLTAVNSSIFSKFKENEHFLDNENTQTSAEDIKVARSKANLIRSLKTKKYSDEHLPALPKIPKYEMQKLGRDLNLPWGRNGRRKAYSNDESDSVSSSSIEGQNWKDEWKEHWLMKKLEAINSTLPKGDTVNMVAARPWGVPCGDPNQHDSPWGSCMLPLECEAEYRIYRGDYFCGRTKFICCALLVSNYDLNAGFDVSFTASSLATSSDEKKNRDRGTKESNRRKKRRDQKRRRRQRIKRKRAIKRTIRKIINEITKILNRSFRNGTSARKKKTKQLKKFIKYLKKKHKKDRKSVKELHEMEMINIDAALQKRLDEIRAMNKEYISNSTFRDIIVNGTINRKDLRMLMRSHPELNDLVDARRSAKKTDRKAFDVELGFLYY; via the exons ATGAATCAAGCTGTTTTAGTCGCTCTAATACTATCTTTAACAGCTGTGAATTCATCAATATTTTCCAAATTTAAGGAGAATGAACATTTTCTCGATAATGAAAATACACAGACTAGTGCAGAAGATATTAAAGTTGCAAGAAGTAAAGCAAATCTAATTCGAtcacttaaaacaaaaaaatacagtgATGAACATTTGCCAGCACTTCCTAAAATTCCTAAATATGAAATGCAAAAGTTAGGTAGAGATTTAAATTTACCCTGGGGTCGAAACGGGCGTAGGAAAGCATATTCTAATGATGAATCAGACAGTGTTTCTAGCTCCAGTATAGAAGGTCAAAACTGGAAGGACGAATGGAAAGAACATTGGCTTATGAAAAAGTTGGAGGCGATAAATTCGACACTACCAAAGGGGGATACAGTAAATATGGTAGCTGCAA GACCCTGGGGAGTGCCCTGCGGCGATCCAAACCAGCACGACTCCCCGTGGGGATCTTGCATGCTACCACTTGAATGTGAAGCTGAATACAGAATTTATCGAGGTGATTATTTTTGCGGCCGAACGAAATTTATTTGCTGTGCGTTGCTTGTTTCTAACTACGACCTAAACGCCGGCTTCGATGTATCCTTTACGGCCTCAAGTTTAGCTACTAGTTCCGACGAAAAAAAGAATAGAGACAGGGGAACTAAAGAAAGCAACCGACGTAAAAAAAGAAGAGATCAGAAAAGACGTAGAAGGCAGAGAATAAAACGGAAGCGTGCAATAAAACGTACAATaaggaaaataataaatgaaattacaaaaatattgaacAGATCATTCAGGAATGGCACAAGCGCCAGAAAGAAGAAAACTAAgcaattaaagaaatttattaagtACTTGAAGAAAAAACATAAGAAGGATCGTAAGTCGGTAAAGGAGCTTCATGAAATGGAGATGATTAATATCGATGCAGCGTTGCAGAAACGGCTCGATGAAATAAGAGCAATGAATAAGGAATATATCTCGAACTCAACATTCAGAGATATAATTGTAAATGGCACGATTAACAGGAAAGATTTGAGAATGTTAATGAGGTCACATCCTGAATTGAACGACTTGGTCGATGCTAGGAGAAGTGCGAAAAAAACTGATAGAAAGGCTTTTGACGTGGAACTTGGTTTCCtctattactaa